AAAAGACATACCTTACCATTGAAGCTCATCGTGGTTCACTTACAGCATTGGCCGTTCATCGGCATGCACCCCTTATTGCTAGTGGCTCTGCCAAGCAATTTATCAAAATATTCAACTTGAGGGGTAATCAGTTAGGTACCATTAGGTATCACCCCACTTTCATGGCACAGAAGATTGGATCTGTTAACTGCCTTACCTTCCATCCGTATCAAGTTCTACTGGCTGCGGGTGCGGCCGATTCTTGTGTTTCAATATATGCCGATGAGATCTCTCCACCAAGATGAGCACAAAACTATTATGATATCTGAAATCCTTTTGGAGAGTGATGGAGGTTGACAGAATATGATCCTGGAATGAAGGATTTGCAAATCAACCCATCCGTACACAGTTCACGTTTTCTAACAATTAGGTTGCATCAAGTGTGGTGATATAAATCGGTTCGTATTTGAAAgtgaataatatattatttggcCTCCTCTTTCGGGTTCTCAAAAGTTGGGAAGAATCAACTTGTTCCGTGGAGGCTATGGCAAATAATCTGTTTATaggtgaagaagaaagatgtaAATATGTCACTTTTTCTTCGGTTCTTTTTAGTGTGTTTTTTTCCTTTTGTGTTGCTTTCTTTCCTCCTTTTCGTACTTTTTTGAACAGATACAGACCTTGTCCAATCTGTACAGTTCTATTAGTATTTATTTTACATTATTCAGTCTGTTGGCACTAAATTTTCGCAGCAAACTAGTGGACGTTACTTGCACCACATTGAAGATAAAATGTTGGTTGTCATAAAATGATTTAGAATTATTGCCTGAACGTATAAACAGTACCCCAATTTCTTGCATCCTCCGGCCCTGAGATAAATCACTGTTCTTGGTCGAGAGGGGTTTATGAAAAGAACAGACCTTAAAAGTTTGTCTTTCCCTCGGCTTATTGAATGACGACGACTCACTACTCAGTAACTATATACTATTTATTCGTGACATTCAGGAGACGGATTCTGGTACCTTATTTCTTCCCAAGTACAGCATAAACTCGATCGGAGACATGTCAATCAATTATTTGCATGTCAATCAATTATTTGTATCAAAGATGTTGAACTTGGTGATTAATCGGCTTTATCCTCGTTGATTTCATGAAGTATAACCACCAAAGCAACTATGAAGGCAGAGTCAACATTTGGATACACAATCACACTTAAAGTGTCCTTtccaatcacaattcccccaaaCGTGTGCTGCTTCTGCATCTGCATTTTCATGTTGATAATGATCGTGAAATAGTGCATTTCTTTAGCCAAATGATTCTAAAGGGAAGCCGATAGCTCTACCACTCAGCTAATTGTTGACCACAAACGTGTTTGATGAATAATACCATACATTATTACCAGTGCAATGGGTGTTGAATTGCTATCATATATAGCACACGACCTCTCTAACCAGCTACCCACAACTTTAAAATCCCATGAATTTTCTTCCTTGTTGCTGCCTAAGATCACGTCCAATTCGGTCTTAAATTGGACCAGTGAATATTTCACAACACTAAATAGTTGATTATCAGGTTATGAGCTGTCTACTTcgaaaacttgtgtgagattgtctcacaggttgtattttgtgacacagatatcttatttgggtcatcaatgaaaaattattactttttatgttaagagtattattttttattgtgaatatcggtagagttgattcgtctcacagataaagattcgtgaacaAGAGATACATTAAAGGATGAAACAATGTTActgatttttaaaattgaaatggtACTGGTGGGGGAAAGTAAGATGTAAAGAAAAATCTGATCTAAAGAATTCGTGTCCGAAGGAAAGACAACTCTGAACGACTCCCTCCATATTTCTCAACCGATTTTCAAAATCCATGGAAACGGTTCCGTCCTCTGCTCTAATCCCACTTCTCCAAACAGGCAATCGCAAGTCCTCGCGCACCATCTTCTCTGTAAAATCAATGGAAACCACTGAGCAGAAGAGCGCGAGAAGAAGGGAAAGAACAATACCCATGTCGCCTTTCGAAGCCCGGCTCTCTCTCGTCGCCGCTCTTGCGTCCCAGACTGCGTCTCTCTCCCAGCGTCGTAAGAATGAGTTCTTCTAACTTGTTTGTGTTTTCTTTGTTGCTTCATCGATTCCCACTTGGAAAACCTGATTGGATTCGATGGCCTGTTTAGGTCTTTATTTTCTACCGAAAAGGAAAACTATTGGTTAACGGTTTGTTTTTGGAAAattcttggtttaatacttTTTTACTTGTttcttgatttatcagttttgACGGATTTGGCTAGTGAGACGGCTAAATATGTGTTTCCGAGTAAAAGGTTCCAGGCCCGGAATCTAGAGGAAGCGTTAATGTCAGGTGATGCTTAGGACACTTGTGCGTTTTGCTAGCTCTGTTGTTGCTTAAGAAATTTATTGTTTCCTTAATTGTTGCGTTGCCATTTGGATTCGGTTTTGTGTTGAAGTTCCGGATCTAGAGACGGTGGAATTCAAGGTTCTGAACCGGACTGACCAGTATGAGATTAGAGAAGTCGAGGTATTCTTTTGTATCCATTAATTAACCTTACCAATCTCCCCCATCAAAACAAAGAGCAGCAAAAAACATGATAAGGGTGTAGATGACTTGATCTCGTTGAATTTTAGAAGCTCGTGGGAATTAAGAGCTCAGTTCGCAAGTTGTCTCATTAGTTTTAAGTTTGCAACATTTTTCTTGAATAGTTTTGCGAGCTCCGATGATGAGCTTGGATTGAGAGCTTGAGCTCAAGTTTAAGAGCCTTAAAAAGCTTGAGCTAGTACAATAATTTCTGAACTCTATTGAGCTCAAACTGTTCCAGCGTGTGTGCTTGACTCACATGATGCCCTTAAGACATCCAAATAAATCTGAATGGAAAATACAAACATGATGTACTCCTAATTTTCAGTTCGAAATTCATGATTAATTTAAGgagaatatatgaaaaatcaGAGCATGGATGCTTAatattttactttattttagTTTCCTTGTGATGGATACCGGATCCATTGCATTGCACAGCTATTTGTAACACTAAAGCCTTTGGTTTGGTCTAGACTTGACTCATTAAGTCTTAATATTCTCATGTATCAGGCAATCCATTATGATTTTATTACTTTATCTACAAGTATCAAGCATACTACACTTCACCTAACACAAGCTTTTGTCCCCTAACTTCTTTCTTAAACCCAGTGTTCCTCGTCCCTACAAAAAATCATGCATGTAATTACAAATATTATTTGTTACGCGAGTAACCCTGCTTTTTTTCTCCATGGGAAAAAACAGTCTTTCTTCATTGCTCAGACTACAATGCCAGGGAAGTTTGGATTTGATTTTGCTGGAGCATCTCAATCTTTTAATGTGCTGGCTGAATACTTGTTTGGTAAGGTAGTTGAAAACTTTTTGGAGATGTAAGCGCAATTTGCATCAAAACTTTTATCATGGCTTATCATTAATGGTAAAGTTTCATTTATTGTCCAAAAAACTAGTGATATtaatgttttttaattttgttgtCCTGTTACTGGATTCAGAATACCGATGGAAAGCAAATGGAAATGACTACACCTGTTTTTACTCGAAGAGTAAAATCTGAAGGAACAAAAATGGAAATGACAACCCCTGTGATAACTAAAAGGGTAACTTTTGGATGCCTTGGATTCTTCATTCATAAATGGATAGTTTCTCTCTTTGTTGATAACTTTATTCTAGTAAGGTTTTTGTGATTGGAACACGTGAATATGTCATAGTGTTTGGATACATGTTGCGCATTCATTCTAACATGCATGGTTTGCTGTGATTGAAACAAATAAAAGCAACATTCAAGCAAT
The sequence above is a segment of the Primulina tabacum isolate GXHZ01 chromosome 6, ASM2559414v2, whole genome shotgun sequence genome. Coding sequences within it:
- the LOC142548356 gene encoding protein LURP-one-related 15-like, whose translation is PDNQLFSVVKYSLVQFKTELDVILGSNKEENSWDFKVVGSWLERSCAIYDSNSTPIALMQKQHTFGGIVIGKDTLSVIVYPNVDSAFIVALVVILHEINEDKAD
- the LOC142548606 gene encoding heme-binding-like protein At3g10130, chloroplastic isoform X1, coding for METVPSSALIPLLQTGNRKSSRTIFSVKSMETTEQKSARRRERTIPMSPFEARLSLVAALASQTASLSQRLLTDLASETAKYVFPSKRFQARNLEEALMSVPDLETVEFKVLNRTDQYEIREVESFFIAQTTMPGKFGFDFAGASQSFNVLAEYLFGKNTDGKQMEMTTPVFTRRVKSEGTKMEMTTPVITKRDDIPDKWTMSFVMPSKYGADLPLPKDSSVTIKEVPKKIIAVVAFSGFVTDQEVKRRESSLRTSLKNDSRFRIKEGASVEVAQYNPPFTLPFSRRNEISLEVERKQT
- the LOC142548606 gene encoding heme-binding-like protein At3g10130, chloroplastic isoform X2, whose translation is METVPSSALIPLLQTGNRKSSRTIFSVKSMETTEQKSARRRERTIPMSPFEARLSLVAALASQTASLSQRLLTDLASETAKYVFPSKRFQARNLEEALMSVPDLETVEFKVLNRTDQYEIREVENTDGKQMEMTTPVFTRRVKSEGTKMEMTTPVITKRDDIPDKWTMSFVMPSKYGADLPLPKDSSVTIKEVPKKIIAVVAFSGFVTDQEVKRRESSLRTSLKNDSRFRIKEGASVEVAQYNPPFTLPFSRRNEISLEVERKQT